The Rhodanobacteraceae bacterium DNA segment GAGCGACCTTGCGTCGCGAACGGTGACTCTGCCCTTTTCCCGATGGCTGATCGCCCACCAAAGGCCAAGCTATCCCAGACGATCCGGCGCGACCGCGTCTTCGTAACGATCAATCGCCAGCTTGGCGGCCTCACGGCCGATCTCGATCATCTCCCTGGCTTTCCAGAATTCATAGAAGAAACAGGATTGATGGGGAATTCGTACCAGCACATCAGGCGGATCCAGGGCCAATTGGGTCTGGCTGATTCGGGACTGCACGGCGTCAAGCGAGCGCGACATCAGATCCAGCAGCCCAGGCTGCGCCGGTTCCGGGCTGCCACGCTCCATCAAGCCCTCGATCCAGGCTTCGATCCGCGCCCGCAAGCCGTTCCCGTTGTTGTCCTTGTCGCCGGATTCCTTGCGGGATTCGGGCTGCTTGCCCTGCTTGACCGGCAGCAGGTATTGAGAATTGGCATCCACCGCCATCACCAGATCTGCCGAAAACATCCGAGTTGCGGCGATAGGGATGGGAGCCAGCAGACCTCCATCGACCAGTTCCCGGCCGTCAACACGATGCGGAGTGAACACCATGGGAATGGCGATCGAGGCGCGCACTGCGTCGAAGAGCTTGCCGCGGGTCATCCAGACCTCGCGCTGACTGGCCAGATCCGTGGCCACGGCGACAAAGGGTGTCTGCAGTTCCTCGATGCGGTGTTCGCCGACCAGGCGACGCAGCTCAGCGATCACACGGTCGCCCTTGATCAATCCGGGATGCCCGAAAGCGAAGTCAAGCAAGCGCATGACGTCGCCCCGTTCCAGCGCACAGGCCCAGTCACGGTAGTCGGCGAGTTTGCCGGCGGCGCAGATGCCGCCGACCAATGCCCCCATCGACGAACCTGCTATGGCGGCGATGCGGTATCCCCGCTGCTGCAGCACGTCGATGACACCAATGTGCGCCAAACCGCGAGCACCGCCCGCCCCCAGCACCAGGGCCACGCTCGGCCGCTTGCGATCACGGACTTCGGCGTTTTCGTCCTGCCCGGCAGGGTCGTCTTTTGATTCAGCGCTCACGGGCCCTTCCCAATCTGATCTCTATCGCGAAGGCTAGCAGCAGGGAGGCTACCGGATGGCGCCAGCACAGGCTCTCACCCGGCAAGGGGCAACCGTATTCACTCAAGATCGGTTCCCGAATCAACCCTGACCCTGCTTGGCTGCTGCACCAGACGCTCGGGACTAACGGCAACGCTCATCCAGAACCCTTGCGCCTGGTCGCAGCCACGCTCACGCAGCAACTGGTACTGGGCCTCGACTTCCACGCCTTCGGCAATGACCTGCATGCCCAGCGAATGGGCCATGGCGATGATCGCGCTGGCCAGCGCCAGGTCTTCGGGATCACTGAGGATGTCGGTGATGAAGCTGCGATCAATCTTGACCCCATCCACGCGGGCGCGGCGCAGATGGCTCAAGCCGGAAAAGCCGGTCCCGAAATCGTCCAGCCAGACTCGAACCCCGGTCTCGCGCAACTTGCCCAGGGCCTCGAAGGCCAGTTGCTCGTCGTGCAGCAGGCTGGATTCGGTCAGTTCCAAGTGCAACAGCTGCGGTGCCAACTGGTGCTTGTCGAGAATGGCGCTGATCCGCCGACCCAGATCGGCCCGTTGCAGCTGACGACCGGACAAGTTGACCGCTACCGACAATCCCGGGCGCTGCGCCTGCCAATGCGCGGCATCGCGGCAGGCGCGATCGAGCACCCATTCCCCGAGTGCGTCGATCAGGCCGCAGGCTTCGGCCACCGGCACGAAGATCGACGGCGGCACCGAGCCTCGGCGATCGTCGGTCCAGCGCAGCAGAGCCTCGGCGCCCACCAGTACGCCGTCCTTCAGGGCATGGATAGGCTGATAGGCCACGTCCAGACGTCCTTGTTCCAGCGCTTCCCGGAGATCATGCTCCAGCCCCAGACGCTCCTCGGCAGCCTCGGTGAGATGCCCGGCAAAGAAGCGATAGCAATTCTTGCCACGCTGCTTGGCCTGATACATGGCCAGGTCGCCGTGCTTCAGCAGCAACTTCGAGGTGTGGGCGTCATCCGGAAAGACGGTGATGCCGATGCTCGCCCCAACCAGGAGCGAGCGCCCCCCGATCAGGAAGGGTTGCTTGAGACTGTCGAGCAGCGCCGTGGCCGCGTACTCGCTCTTGCGGCGCGCGTCGATGCCGGTGACCACGGCCACGAACTCGTCACCACCCAGCCTTGCGATCACTGGCTGCACAGGCAAATCCGGAGTGACCAGGGTGTGCTTGAGTCGGTTGGCAAACTCAACCAACACCTCGTCGCCGGCATCATGCCCTAGTGTGTCATTGATGCGCTTGAAATCGTCCATGTCGACAAACAGCAGCGCCAGACCCATGCCACTGCCGCGGAATTCGGCGATCGCCTCGTCCAGCAATTCGCGCAGCATCAGCCGGTTGGGGAGTCCGGTCAGGCTGTCGTGATAAGCCAGCTTGCGAATGTCATGATGATGTCGACGCACCGCTTCGCTCATGCGCCCGAATGCCCGGATCAGCTCGCCCAACTCGTCACCGCGATGACTGCTGATGTGCCGCTCGAACCGGCCACGCTCTATCTCCTGCGCCTGTGCCGCCAGACGGCGAATCGGACGCACCAACCCGCGCGCAACCAACCAACCCGCCAGCGCCAGCCACAGCAGCAGTACAAGGAATCCCAACCCGAGCATATGTGCCGGGCCTGAAAAAGCTACTCGGAAGCGTTCGCGGGCGCCGGCCTTCTCGACCGCCAGGGCGCCTTCGGTGCGTGCCAGCGACAAACCTACGCGTACGCCGCCCAGGCGCAGATCGCCAATCTCGATCGGTGCACTGGCATCGATCTGCTGCTCACCCCACTGCACGATGGGCGCGTCGGCACCGATGACGGCAGGGGCCAGGGCATCGTCCATGACCTGACCGAAGCGCGGGATATCCCGACTGCCATCGTGGATCAGGCGGCCCTGATGGTCGTAGACCAGTACATAGTCCACATCGGGCTGATCCAGTGCCGATCGCGCCACCTCACGCACGGTCAGCAGATCGGTGTAGTACACCGGATTGGTCAGGGTTTCAGCCAGAAACGCGGCCAGCTGCACACCGCGATCGGCCAGCGACGCGCGGCCCTGTTCGCGCGAGGCCAGCTCATTCTGCATCAGCACGTCGTCCATCGCCTGGGTGGCACTGCGCCAGCCCATGACCAGCACCACCAGCCACACCAGCGTAGTGCCCAGCAGGCTCAGTACGAACTTGGCGCGCAGTCCTACACGCATCATTCAATCTCAGCGCGAACACGGCGCACGCCGTCCCGGAGGCGGCTCAGCACCTGGGAGGTGGCTTCGTCGATGTCATCAAAGCGCTCGGTTCTGGAATAAGCCTGAAGCGCCGCCCTGGCGGCCGGATCCCTGTGGGCTTTCAGCAGAATCTCGCGCAATCGCGCCTGGATGGCCGGATCCAGCCCTGGACGCACCAGTTCCAGTGCCCTGGGGAAACTGGCGCTCTCGTAGAACACTTTCAGGTCGGCGAACACGGCCGGCTGCTCCCGTTGCAGCTGTGCCCAATCCTGATTGCTGAAGACTGCGGCATCCACGAGCCCCTTGTGGACCCAGGTGATCAGATTGCTTTCCGATCGGGAGAAGACGTAGCCGATGAACGCTGGCGGTGGTCGCTCCAGCGGCGAGGCCTGGATGGCCAGCGGCAGACCCAGGTCGAGCAGGATCGCCGCGGGCGCCAGATAGGCACTGGTGGACAAGGGATGCTGAAAACCTAGCGCCTTGCCGCGCAGATCTGTCAGGTCGTGAATGCCCTGATCCTTCCGGGCGAAGAACACGCTGTGGTAGTCGAACTGGCCACCACGACTGGCGCGCAGGAAGATCCTGGCCTGAGCGCGCTCCTGAAACCCCAGCGCGGCGCCGGAGGTTTCGCTGATCCAGTCGACCTTGCCCTGACGGAGATAGCTGACCATCTGCTGGGCATCTCGCGCCATCAGCACCCGCCCCTCGCGAATGCCCACGTCGCCCATGCGGGCCACGACATAGTCGAGCAACGGCTTCAGCTGTTCATAATGGGCCTTGGGGTCATCGCTGACGCGGCCGAGAACCAAGACCGTCTGCGGCCTGCTGTCGGCCCAGGCCAGACTGCCCTGCATGGCCAGCAAAGGCAGCGCGAGCAGCATCAGGAACTTGGGCAGATTCAGGCTGCGCATGCAGACGCGTCATGACGGACGATACGCGAGTATAGGCGCGAAGCGCGCTGCAAAAGGCCCGCAGCTACGGCGGTGCCCAGCGGACCTCTGTGGCGGCGAGTGCCGGACAGCTACTCGAAGCCGTCGTCAAAGATCCCATCCAGCGGCTGCACATAGGCCGTGCCTTCGAGCGGATTGTCGACGCCACGGCCGGGCGCGCCGATGATCGCCGAGGTGGCGTCCGCCGCTACCGCCCGCCCGAACCCGTCGCCGTCTGACCCTGCGGACGCAAACCATTGCGTCGATTCTCGCCAGCCTGTTGCCTGACGACGAAAGGTCCGCACTGTGCCCTGATTGGCGGTGCTGCCAAGGTCAAAGCCGCTGCCACCCAGCAGCGCCTGATTCCCGGCAATCGCCACCGAAATGCCCAGCCCTTCACCGACCTGCGCCTGCGTGGCCCTGAGCTCACCATCCAGCACCAGGTCGGCCAGCCGATAGACATAGCCAGCCCCTTGAGCCGCGTTGCCCTCCTGAAAGGCGCCGATCAGCATTCGCTCGCTATCGGCAGAGACCGAGAAGCCAAAGGCAGCGTTGGCCTTGGGCACGGGGGCCTGGATTCCAGCGACGGGAACCCAGTTGCTGCCGCTGCGCTCATAGACAAAGACGCCGCCCGCCGAGACCGGCTCGGACTCCTTGGTAAATCCAGGCGCTCCGACAATGGCCTTACCCTCGGTCAGAGCCACGCTGGCTCCGAAGAACGCGAAGGCATCTGGTTCCGGCAGATCGAGTCGAGTCTCTTGCACCCACCCAGACGGGTCATGCCTGAAGACATAGGCAGTGCCCTGGTCCGTGAACGGAATCCGGGCTCCTCGCGCCCCAACCAGGACCCGGTTTCCGTGAATGGCCACGGCAAATCCGAACAAATCGCGCGCGCGGCCATCGCTCGCGGTCAACTTGGCATCGAACAGCCATTGTTCGCCCTCTCTTCGGAAGACATAGGCCGAGCCCTGATCGACATTGCCGTCGATCACATCCCAGTAGGCTCCAATCACCGCGTAGTCACCATCGATGGCGACGGAGATGCCGAATCGATCCTCGATCGACGCATCCGGTGCCTCCAGGCGACCCCGGTAGTGCCATTCCGAACCGCTGCGCTGAAACCAGTGCACCGCGCCAGCCTCGGCACCGGCATCGGTCTGTTCCAGATAGGCCCCGACCATGGCGATATCATCTTGCACCGCCACCGCACTACCGAAGCGATCGAACATGGCGCCATCGCCGCTGTCGAGCCGGCCGGCGGCGAAGACCGAATTGCCTTGGGTCAGATACCAGTGCACTGCGCCCTGGGAACGGTTCGGACCTACCCGATCCAGATCCGCGCCGATCAGGGCCCCGTCTGCCGACAAGGCCAGCGCGACACCAAAGTGGTTGGAAACACCGCCATCAGCGATATCCAATTGAGCTATCTCGATCAGTGTCTGTTCGGTACGCTGGTAGACGCTCACCGCGCCCTCGCCCAGCAGAGCGCCGCCCGCCGAGATCAGCGCACGCGTTTCATCGAGCGCGAGGGCGCTGCCAAATCGATCCGCCGGAAGCCCGCCATCGCGACGCAGCACGGCCAGGGGCTCGGCACCGCCGAGGATCTTCAACACCCTCACCTCGCCGACCCCGACGTTGGCCCCCGGCGATCCGATCAACGCCAATCCTCGGTCGACCGCAATGGCTGCCCCCAACTCGGCACCGATTGTGGCCGACAATGGTAATCGGGCTGCAACCGTCCAACCGCCGCCGCCAAGCTCGCTGCGAAACACGGCGCCGGCGCCATCCGCCTCCGGGGCGCCGATCAGCAAGACGCCGTCGGCTATCGCCAGCGCCGCGCCGAAACGCGCAGCGCCAGAGCCGTCCGTCGGCGTCAGGCTGCCCTCGAACTGGTACTGGCCGTTGCCATCGCGTCGATACAGATCCACCCGACCGGCGCCCGCCTGTGGCGCGCCCACCGCCAAGCGATCCTGCCACAGCGCCAGTGCGGCACCGAAGCGCTGATCCGCGGCCACCACCGGGGGCGTGATCAACTGCCGCAGCACATAGCCCTGAGTCGATCTCCCGTAGATGAACACGCTGCCGACCTCGGGCACCTGGTCCACTCGTCGACGCTGCGCCCCCACGGCCAGAAAGCTATCGGCCATGGCGATGGCCACACCGAAGTTGTCGCCGTCCTCGCCGGTCGGTTGCGGAACAAGCTTCTGGCTCTGCACCCAGCCCGACCCGGAGCGTTCGAAGACATAGGCTGAACCCTCGCCGATACCGAAGGTGGCGCCCGGTGCCGCGATGGAGTCGCCGTAGGCACCGATGACCGCCGTGGTGCCTTCCACCGCCACGGCGATGCCGAAGTTGTCGCCGGAGGCGCCATCGCCGGTCACTGGCGGCGGCAACTCGGTGTCGACCAAGGTCACGGTCTGCGCTGGCAAGGTCATGCAGACCAGCAGGCCGATCGCCAGCAGCAGGCACGCGCGGCGGCATCCAGCCCGGATTCCATGGATTGCGATACTCACTCCCTTCATGCCTCCGACTGAATCCCAACCCGCGTTCGCGCCGATCGGCAGAGGATCGCACGGTGAGACGAAAAAGCGCGTGCACCCGATCTGCCCACCTGCCCCCGCTTCAGGAAGCCTGCACAAGCAGGACCCATGAGATTTTGCCCCCAGGCGCGTAGCATCGCGGGCCCGAGCCGCTGCAGGACAAGCACCCCGTGAGCCTGGATCCATCGCATCTGGACGCCGTCGACCCCTTGCGCAGCTTCAGGGATGAATTCGCAGTACCTTCATTGGCCGGGCGCGAGATCGCCTACTTCTGCGGCAATTCCCTGGGACTGATGCCGCGCGCCACAGCAGCGGCCCTGAACCGGGTCACCGAGCAGTGGCAGACCCAGGCCGTCGAGGCACATTTCACCGATGACGACGCCTGGATGAACTACCACGAACTGGTGCGTGACGGGCTGGCCGAGATAGCCGGCGCCAAGCCGATAGAAGTCGTGGCCATGAACACGCTGACCACCAATCTGCATCTGATGATGGTCAGCTTCTATCGTCCGACCGCGCAACGCCGCAAGATCCTCATCGAGGCGCGGGCCTTTCCCTCCGATCGCCATGCCGTGGCCTCGCAGATCGCCTTTCATGGCGGCGATCCGGCCCAGGACCTGATCGAGCTGGCGCCGCTGCCCGGTGCCCATACGCTGGACATGGCCCAGATCGAAGAAGTGCTGGAGCGCGAAGGCGAGCGGATCGCCCTGATACTCTGGCCCGGCGTGCAATACGCCAGCGGACAGCGCTTTGATCTGCAGCGCATCGCCGCGCTCGGCGCCCGCTTTGGTTGCGCGGTGGGCTTTGATCTGGCCCACGCCATCGGCAACGTACCGGTCGATCTGCACGACAGCGGCGCCGACTTCGCTGTCTGGTGCAGCTACAAGTACCTGAATTCCGGTCCGGGGGCGATTGCTGGCTGTTTTGTCCACGAAAGGCACGCGCACGCCCAATTGCCGCGCTTTGCCGGCTGGTGGGGACATCAGGCCAGCACGCGCTTTCGCATGGGGCCGGAATTCGTACCCACCTCGGGGGCCGACGGCTGGCAGTTGTCGAATCCCTCGATACTGTCGCTGGCCCCGCTGCGGGTGTCGCTGGCCCAGTTTCAGCGTGCCGGCCTGCCAGCGCTGCGCGGCAAGTCCGTCGCCCTGACGGGTTGGCTGGCCGAGAAGCTGCTTGTCCGCCTCGGCGATCACATCGACATCCTGACGCCGGCCGATCCCGAGCAACGCGGCTGCCAGCTCTCCATCCGGGTGCGCGCCGGTCGTCAGGCCGGTCGCGATGCCTTCGAGCATCTGGCAGCTGCCGGCATCCTCTGCGACTGGCGCGAACCCGACGTGATCCGGGCCTCGCCGGTCCCGCTCTACAATCGTTACAGCGACTGCCAGCGACTGGTCGATGCGCTGGACGAATTCTTCAGAGGTCAGGCATGAATACCGAAGAATCTCCGATCCTGATTGCCGGCGCCGGATTGGCCGGTGCCCTGCTCGCGGCGCAGCTTTCCGGGCAAGGTCATCGGGTGACTCTGGTCGAACGCCGCGGCGACATGCGCCGCGAGCAGATTGCGGTGGGCCGATCGATCAATCTGGCCCTGGCCGAACGCGGCTGGGAGGGCCTGCGCAGGGCGGGCGCCGTTGAACTGGTGCGCAGCTACGCCCTGCCGATGCGCGGCCGCATGGTTCATGGCCGCGAGGGCGAATGTCAGTTCCAGGTTTACGGACTCAAGCCGAACGAGGTCATCTGGTCAGTCCACCGTGGCCGGCTGAATCAGACACTGATCGATGTGGCAGCGGATGCTGGCGCCACACTGCGCTTCAATGCGCGACTGGACCACGTTGACTTCGACGGTCGCCGGGCACATTTCGTCGACGAACTCGATGGCAGCCAGTTCGAACTCGAATTCTCGGTACTGATCGGTGCCGATGGCGCCGGCTCGGCGGTGCGCGCTGCCATGGAAGCCGAGCAGCCACTGGGCCAGCGCACCGATTTCCTCGATCACGGTTACAAGGAACTGACCATTCCCGCCCGCGCCGATGGCAGTCCAGCCATGGACGTGGAGGCGCTGCACATCTGGCCACGCGGCAGCTACATGCTGATTGCCCTGCCCAATCCCGATGCCACCTTCACCGCCACGCTGTTCCTGCCCAATGAAGGCGAGCACAGCTTTGCCCGATTTGCCGACGTCGGCGCCGCCCGCCGATTCTTCGAGGCAGAGTTTGCCGACGCGCTGGCACTGATTCCCGATTTCGACGAGCAGTACCAGCGCAATCCGGTCGGCCTGCTGGGCACGCTGCGCTGCCCGCACTGGCATCGCGGTGATCGCGCCCTGCTGATCGGCGATGCTGCCCACGCCATCGTGCCCTTCCATGGCCAGGGCATGAACTGCGCCTTCGAAGACTGCGTGGCCTTGCAGGATCTGATCACGGAGGCATCGGACGGGTCTCAGATCCACTGGCCCGACGTCTTCGAGCGCTTCGACGCCGAACGCCGCCCCAACGCCCATGCCATTGCCGAGATGGCGCTGGAGAACTATCTGGAAATGCGCGACGCCGTCGCCGACCCGCGGTATCAGCTGCGCCGACAGCTGGAACTGGAACTGGCACGGCGCGTGCCGGATCGCTTCATGCCGCGCTACAGCATGGTCATGTTCAGCAGCATTCCCTACGCCCTCGCCCGCGAGCGCGGGGAGCAGCAGCTCGAACTGCTGAAAGAACTGACCGCCGGCAAGGACCGCTTCGACGAGATCGACCTCGACGCAGCCGTCGACCGCGTGCATGAGCGCATGACGCCACTGCCCGCATGAGCGAAGCCGCGGATCCAGCCCTCAGCGCTGAAGCATTGCTGCAGCCCATCGCCAGCGTGCTGATGCAAACCTCGCATCCCGGCAACATCGGCTCGGCGGCGCGCGCCCTGAAGACCATGGGTCTGAGCCAGCTGCGACTGGTGTCGCCCCTGCGCTTTCCCGATCCTGAAGCCAATGCCCTGGCGTCGGGTGCCGAGGACATCCTCGACAACGCGCAGCGCTTCGAGACACTGAACGAGGCCCTGGCTGATGCCCGCATGGTCTTCGGCAGCAGCGATCGGGTGCGCGGTATCCGCATGCTCGAAATCGAGCCGCGCGAGTTCGCCCGATTGGCACTGGACGCCGCCGCCGTCGGGCCGGTGGCCGTGCTCTACGGCACCGAGCGCACCGGTCTGACCAATGAAGAACTCGAACTCTGCCAGTACCTGGTGACCATTCCCGCCAACGCCCAGTACAGCTCACTGAACCTCGCCAGCGCGGTGCAGGTGCTCTCCTACGAGTTGCGCGTGGAGGCCCTGAGCCGCAGCGGCCGGCCGCCAGCTGAAGCCCTGCACGTTCCCGCCCCCAACGAACAGCTGGAGCGCTACTTCACGCACCTGGAACAGGTGCTGGAACTGATCGGCTTCTTCGGCGACCGCTCCTCCACCAAGATCATGCGCCGCCTGCGCCGGCTCTATCAGCGCAGCATGCCCGACGAGCGTGAACTGCAGATCCTGCGTGGCATCCTCACCGAAACCGAAGTCACCATCCGCGGACGCCAGCGCCGAAGCCAGTAGCCCCTGGGATCGCCGAGTTGCACTCGGCCGCTCCTGCCCCGGAATAGCGAAGATCAACAGCGCCGACTGCAAGTCGGCGATCCCGGCCCAGCCCCCTGGGATCGCCGAGTTGCACTCGGCCGCTCCTGCCCCGGAATAGCGAAGATCAACAGCGCCGACTGCAAGTCGGCGATCCCAGCCCAGTCGCTTCTGACTCCGCCCTGGCGAAAGCCGGGGTCCTGCGCAGCAGACTCACGCTCCCTGCCTATACTGGACGCTCCCTTGGCCCTGCCCCCACCTATGCCCAACGCCATCGTCGAAGAACTGATCGATCTGCTGCAATTGGAACGCCTGGAAGAAAACCTGTTCCGCGGCCAGAGCCGCGATATCGGCACTCGCTTCGTCTTTGGCGGCCAGGTGCTGGGGCAGTCACTGGCGGCGGCGCAGCGCACGGTCGAAGGTCGAGATGTGCATTCCATGCATGCCTACTTCCTGCGAGCAGGCGACGTCGAAGCACCGATCGTCTACGAGGTCGACCGCAATCGGGATGGCAAGAGCTTCAGCTCGCGTCGGGTGGTCGCTATCCAGCACGGCCAGCCGATCTTCACCATGGCCGCCTCTTTCCAGGAGCCCGAAGACGGTCTGACCCACCAGATGTCCATGCCGGACGTGCCACAACCCGAAGACCTGGCCGAGCCCGAACCGCTCAGTGCCGAGACCCTGGCCAAGATTCCCCCCAAGCTGCAGCGCTGGGTGATGAGCCGTGGTCCCTTCGAATTCCGTCATGTGTATCCGCGCGACGAATTCAAGCGACCCAAGCGCCCGCCCTTGCAGCATGTGTGGTTCCGGCTGGTCGACCGCATTCCCGACGACGCCCTGTTGCATCGGGCATTGCTGGCCTATGCCTCGGATTTTCATCTGATCGGCACCGCCACCCTGCCCCATGGCATCAGCTACCTGCAGGGCAATGTGCAGATGGCCAGCCTGGATCACGCCATGTGGTTTCACCGCTCGTTCCGGGTTGACGACTGGCTGCTGTATTCCTGCGACAGCCCCACCAGTCAGGGCGCACGCGGGCTGTCGCGCGGCTCCATCTACGAGCGCAGCGGTCGGCTGGTGGCCTCCACC contains these protein-coding regions:
- a CDS encoding EAL domain-containing protein; the protein is MMRVGLRAKFVLSLLGTTLVWLVVLVMGWRSATQAMDDVLMQNELASREQGRASLADRGVQLAAFLAETLTNPVYYTDLLTVREVARSALDQPDVDYVLVYDHQGRLIHDGSRDIPRFGQVMDDALAPAVIGADAPIVQWGEQQIDASAPIEIGDLRLGGVRVGLSLARTEGALAVEKAGARERFRVAFSGPAHMLGLGFLVLLLWLALAGWLVARGLVRPIRRLAAQAQEIERGRFERHISSHRGDELGELIRAFGRMSEAVRRHHHDIRKLAYHDSLTGLPNRLMLRELLDEAIAEFRGSGMGLALLFVDMDDFKRINDTLGHDAGDEVLVEFANRLKHTLVTPDLPVQPVIARLGGDEFVAVVTGIDARRKSEYAATALLDSLKQPFLIGGRSLLVGASIGITVFPDDAHTSKLLLKHGDLAMYQAKQRGKNCYRFFAGHLTEAAEERLGLEHDLREALEQGRLDVAYQPIHALKDGVLVGAEALLRWTDDRRGSVPPSIFVPVAEACGLIDALGEWVLDRACRDAAHWQAQRPGLSVAVNLSGRQLQRADLGRRISAILDKHQLAPQLLHLELTESSLLHDEQLAFEALGKLRETGVRVWLDDFGTGFSGLSHLRRARVDGVKIDRSFITDILSDPEDLALASAIIAMAHSLGMQVIAEGVEVEAQYQLLRERGCDQAQGFWMSVAVSPERLVQQPSRVRVDSGTDLE
- a CDS encoding FAD-dependent monooxygenase, which gives rise to MNTEESPILIAGAGLAGALLAAQLSGQGHRVTLVERRGDMRREQIAVGRSINLALAERGWEGLRRAGAVELVRSYALPMRGRMVHGREGECQFQVYGLKPNEVIWSVHRGRLNQTLIDVAADAGATLRFNARLDHVDFDGRRAHFVDELDGSQFELEFSVLIGADGAGSAVRAAMEAEQPLGQRTDFLDHGYKELTIPARADGSPAMDVEALHIWPRGSYMLIALPNPDATFTATLFLPNEGEHSFARFADVGAARRFFEAEFADALALIPDFDEQYQRNPVGLLGTLRCPHWHRGDRALLIGDAAHAIVPFHGQGMNCAFEDCVALQDLITEASDGSQIHWPDVFERFDAERRPNAHAIAEMALENYLEMRDAVADPRYQLRRQLELELARRVPDRFMPRYSMVMFSSIPYALARERGEQQLELLKELTAGKDRFDEIDLDAAVDRVHERMTPLPA
- a CDS encoding patatin-like phospholipase family protein, giving the protein MSAESKDDPAGQDENAEVRDRKRPSVALVLGAGGARGLAHIGVIDVLQQRGYRIAAIAGSSMGALVGGICAAGKLADYRDWACALERGDVMRLLDFAFGHPGLIKGDRVIAELRRLVGEHRIEELQTPFVAVATDLASQREVWMTRGKLFDAVRASIAIPMVFTPHRVDGRELVDGGLLAPIPIAATRMFSADLVMAVDANSQYLLPVKQGKQPESRKESGDKDNNGNGLRARIEAWIEGLMERGSPEPAQPGLLDLMSRSLDAVQSRISQTQLALDPPDVLVRIPHQSCFFYEFWKAREMIEIGREAAKLAIDRYEDAVAPDRLG
- a CDS encoding phosphate/phosphite/phosphonate ABC transporter substrate-binding protein; the encoded protein is MQGSLAWADSRPQTVLVLGRVSDDPKAHYEQLKPLLDYVVARMGDVGIREGRVLMARDAQQMVSYLRQGKVDWISETSGAALGFQERAQARIFLRASRGGQFDYHSVFFARKDQGIHDLTDLRGKALGFQHPLSTSAYLAPAAILLDLGLPLAIQASPLERPPPAFIGYVFSRSESNLITWVHKGLVDAAVFSNQDWAQLQREQPAVFADLKVFYESASFPRALELVRPGLDPAIQARLREILLKAHRDPAARAALQAYSRTERFDDIDEATSQVLSRLRDGVRRVRAEIE
- the kynU gene encoding kynureninase, giving the protein MSLDPSHLDAVDPLRSFRDEFAVPSLAGREIAYFCGNSLGLMPRATAAALNRVTEQWQTQAVEAHFTDDDAWMNYHELVRDGLAEIAGAKPIEVVAMNTLTTNLHLMMVSFYRPTAQRRKILIEARAFPSDRHAVASQIAFHGGDPAQDLIELAPLPGAHTLDMAQIEEVLEREGERIALILWPGVQYASGQRFDLQRIAALGARFGCAVGFDLAHAIGNVPVDLHDSGADFAVWCSYKYLNSGPGAIAGCFVHERHAHAQLPRFAGWWGHQASTRFRMGPEFVPTSGADGWQLSNPSILSLAPLRVSLAQFQRAGLPALRGKSVALTGWLAEKLLVRLGDHIDILTPADPEQRGCQLSIRVRAGRQAGRDAFEHLAAAGILCDWREPDVIRASPVPLYNRYSDCQRLVDALDEFFRGQA
- a CDS encoding RNA methyltransferase, which gives rise to MSEAADPALSAEALLQPIASVLMQTSHPGNIGSAARALKTMGLSQLRLVSPLRFPDPEANALASGAEDILDNAQRFETLNEALADARMVFGSSDRVRGIRMLEIEPREFARLALDAAAVGPVAVLYGTERTGLTNEELELCQYLVTIPANAQYSSLNLASAVQVLSYELRVEALSRSGRPPAEALHVPAPNEQLERYFTHLEQVLELIGFFGDRSSTKIMRRLRRLYQRSMPDERELQILRGILTETEVTIRGRQRRSQ
- the tesB gene encoding acyl-CoA thioesterase II, with amino-acid sequence MPNAIVEELIDLLQLERLEENLFRGQSRDIGTRFVFGGQVLGQSLAAAQRTVEGRDVHSMHAYFLRAGDVEAPIVYEVDRNRDGKSFSSRRVVAIQHGQPIFTMAASFQEPEDGLTHQMSMPDVPQPEDLAEPEPLSAETLAKIPPKLQRWVMSRGPFEFRHVYPRDEFKRPKRPPLQHVWFRLVDRIPDDALLHRALLAYASDFHLIGTATLPHGISYLQGNVQMASLDHAMWFHRSFRVDDWLLYSCDSPTSQGARGLSRGSIYERSGRLVASTAQEGLIRLLEEKADSA